In the genome of Blastopirellula retiformator, the window TCGACGCCAATATCTTGTTCTACCAGGCCCGCGTCGACTACGCCCAAGCGATCAAGAACGTCCATTACGAAAAGGGCTCGTTGCTGGAGCACAACAACATCTTCATGGCGGAAGGCCCGTGGCCGCAAAAGGCGTACAACGACGCCTTGCAGCGCGACATGAACAAGCGGCACGCGCTGACCAACTTTGTGATCAACGACGCGCTAATCGGCAAGAAGAACCGTCCGTCGTTCCCGCTAGAGCCGTCGAAGAAGCCGTACGAGAGCACGCCGATCTTTGAAGGGCCAGCTTTTCCCGAAACGTCGGACGCTCAGCCGGCGATGCCGCAGAACCCGCTTCGTCAAGAGAAGAGCGAACCATCCAGCGTCCAACCGGCGTCGGCGACCGCCCCGGTGCAGCAGGATACCTCGGCCAAGGTGATTCAAGCGATGGGCGATCAATCGATCGACTTCGGTGGCGAGGACGAAGTTCACTCGCCGGTCTGGATCCATCGTGCCGCCAAAGCCCAGGATGCTCCGCCGGTGATCGAAGCGACCGGCGATCGCCCGGTCGACTTCAGCAGCGACGAGCCGACCGACTCGGCCATCTGGATCAACCGCTAAGACGATTCGCTCCGCTGGATCCAACACGACGGATGCTGCGTCATGCCGATGTGCGGATAGTACTCGACCGCCTGGGGCGCCGACAGCAAAATCAGGTTCGTCTGCTGCCCGCCTGCTTCGTGGGTGCGCCGGATCAACTCTTTGCCGATCCCTTGCCGCTGATAGGCGACATCGACCGCCAGGTCCGACAGATAGGTGCAATAGCTATAGTCGGTCAGTGCCCGGGAGATGCCGACCAGTAGCTCCCCATCGCGAGCCGTGACGATCAAATCGGCATGCCGCAGCATCGCCTCGATACGCTGGGGATCATTAATCGGCCGGCGTTCAGCCAGCGTGGAACGCTCGAGCAGGTCGAGGAACTCGGGGGTGGCTAGATCGGGTTCGAGTTGGTAGGTGGGCATGAGAATCTCAGGGGGAAGATTGTCGGTGGCGTTGCCGATAAGCATAATGGAACGACCAGAGCAAGCGAAGGTTTGCAACGCTCTTTGTCGATTCGAGGAGGTTTTGACCCATGCGACAGGTCGTGTTGTATCCCGATTTGGAAGATGGCGGCTGGATTGCCGAGGTTCCGAGTCTGCCCGGCTGCCTTAGCCAAGGGGATTCCAAGGAAGAGGCGATTGCCAACGTTCGCGATGCGATCGATACCTGGATTGACGGCATGCAAGCGGCGGGGCAGTCGATTCCTTCGATGTCCAGATCTGCGTTGTGTAGTGCCAAACGCACGAAGTGGAAGTGGTCATGCCTCCTCTCCCGATTCTCCATTCTCGTGATCTGTGCCGAGCCCTCGCTAAGGTCGGGTTCAAGGAACAGCCCGGACGTGGCAAAGGGAGTCACGCGTTCCTCTAACGGGCTGATCCGCCGAGAGGGATTACTGTTCCGAAGGGGGAGCTGAAACGCGGGACCGTTCGGGCAATTCTTCGGCAGGCCGATTTGACGGTCGACGAACTTCTCAAACTTCTCTAGCGCAAAAAAAAGGCGGCCCTGCTGATGACCGCCCTCGACGTGCGCTGTGCTCTCTCTGACCTCGAACTACGAAATCTCGTAGGCGAAGTCCCCCGTCTCGTTGACCGTGACGTTGACGCCGCCGATGTCGTCTCCTTCGGCCATCCGGGCCAAAAACTCTGACGACAGTTCCGGCAGCAGCGTGCGGGTCAAAATCTTGTCGACGTTCCGGGCGCCGGTGTCGACTTCCGTACAGCGAGCCGCGATCGCGTCGACCAGCGTGTCGGTGTAGTCGAACGAGGCGTTGTAGTTTTCTTTGACCCGTTTGCCAACCTTCTTTAGCTTCAGACGCACGATTTGCTTCATCACGTCGTCGGCCAGCGGGAAGTAAGGGATCACGTTGACGCGACCCAAAAACGCTGGCTTAAACGTCTTCAGTAACTCTTCGTGCAGCGCTTCGCCCAGTTGTTCCGGCGTCGGTTGACGCTGTGGATCGCGGCAGAGCTGCATGATCAGATCGGTGCCGGCGTTGGAGGTCATGATGACGACGGTGTTCTTGAAGTCGATGTCGCGACCTTCGCCATCCTTCATGTGACCTTTGTCGAAGACCTGGTAGAAGATGTCCTGCACGCCGGGGTGCGCCTTCTCCATTTCGTCGAGCAAGATCACGCTGTACGGCTTTCGGCGAACCGCTTCGGTCAGCACGCCACCCTCACCGTAACCGACATAGCCGGGAGGGGAGCCCATCAAGAGCGAAACCTTGTGCTCTTCTTTAAACTCCGACATGTTGATCGTCGTCAGGTTTTGCTCACCGCCGTACAGCAAGTTGGCCAGCGTCAGGGCCGTTTCGGTCTTGCCGACGCCGCTGGTGCCGGCCAGCAAAAAGATGCCGATCGGGCGACTCGGATCGTCGAGGTGAGCGCGCGAGGTGCGGATGCTTTCGGCGATTTGGTTCATCGCGTGGTTTTGACCGACGACTGCCTCTTCCATCAGGTTTTGCAGGTTCATGACGGTCTTGATCTCGTTCGAGACCATGCGGCCGACCGGGATGCCGGTCCAAGCGGCGACCGTTTCGGCCACCGCGGCGGCGTCGCAGCAAACGTGAACCAGCGGATCTTCCCCTTGGGCTTCTTCCAGGTCGGCGTGGGTCGCTTGGATTTGCGAGCGAATGTCGGCCCGCTCCTCGTCGGTCAGCAGGACCGGCGGTTCTTCCCCTTCTTTGACCGGGGCGCCGCGCTTGGCGTCATCGTCGATCAGCTGTTTTTGCAGGTCACGAATCTTGAAGACCAACTCTTTCTCGTTCGCCCAACGCTCGTTCAACTTCTCCAGGCGTTCGGCTTCGGTGGTGCGAGTCGTTTCCAGGTCGGCGATCGCCGCGGTGTGATCGTCGGCGCCGGCCGCCATTTCGCGTTCGAGGATCGCGATCTCGGTCGTCAGTTGTTCGATACGACGATGGGCGTCTTCGATCTCCGGCGGCGTCGAGTTCTGGCTGAGGCCGATCCGGGCACAGGTCGTATCGAGCAGACTGACCGCCTTGTCAGGCAGTTGGCGACCGCTGATGTAACGGTTGGAAAGTTTGACCGCCGACTCGACTCCTTCGTTCAAGATGCGAACGGCGTGATGCTTCTCGAGCGTCGCGACTAGGCCGCGCATCATGTCCATGCACTTCGGTTCGCTCGGCTCTTCGACCTTTACGACCTGAAAGCGGCGGGCTAGGGCGGCGTCACGCTCGAAGTACTTTTTGTACTCGGCCCACGTGGTGGCGGCGATGGTGCGCAGTTCGCCGCGAGCCAAAGCCGGCTTCAGCAAGTTGGCGGCGTCTCCCTGACCGGCTTGGCCGCCGGCGCCGATCATGGTGTGGGCTTCGTCAATGAACAGGATGATCGGCTTGGGAGAGCTTTTGACTTCTTCGATAACCGACTTCAAGCGGTTCTCGAATTCTCCTTTGACGCCGGCGCCTGCTTGCAGCAAGGCGAGATCGAGCGTGCGAATCGAGACGTTGGCCAGCACTTCCGGCACATCGCCGGCGGCGATGCGGAGGGCAAACCCTTCGACGACCGCCGTTTTGCCGACGCCGGCCTCACCGGTCAGGATCGGGTTGTTTTGACGACGACGACAGAGGATGTCGACGATCTGGCGGATTTCGTCATCGCGGCCAAGAACTGGATCGATGGCGCCGCTCTTGGCCCGCTCGGTCAGGTCGACAGTAAACTGGTCGAGCGACGGAGTCTTGGAAGCCTTTTTCGGCTTGCCGTCGGCGGCGTCGGTCTTTTCGGACTTGGTGGTCGATTCGTCGGTCTCGGCGGTGATGCTGGGGAGTTCGCGTTTGAGCGCTTCGACCGAGATCTTGCCGAGGGCCGACGAACTGCCGACGATCGCCCGTTTCGAGTTTTCGTCGCTCAAGAGCGCCAGCATGATGTGCCCGGTGCGGACCGCCGACTCGCCATATTCGACCGAAGCCAATAGCCACGCGTCGCGGGCCAGATCGACGACCGACGGGGCGATGCTGGGGGGGCGGCCATTGCCGGTTTTGAAGCGATCGATCGCCTGGGTTAATTCGGTGGTGAACTGCGTGCGATCGATTTCGCAATGCTTGAGGATCGCTTCGAGATCGGTGAACGGGGCTTCCAGCATTTTGGTCAGCCAGTGTTCGACCTCGATGTTGTAGTTGGTCCGCGACAGGCAGAGTCCGGCGGCTGATTCGAGAGCGCCGCGGCAGACCGGGTTGAGCTTGCCGACGAGTGATTTCAGATTGAGTCCGGACATCAGGGGCGGCTTTCGCGTCTGGGAAGGAGGTTGGCGTGTCGATGTTTGGCGCGCAGCAGCGCGCCTTCGGGAGTGTAGGATCATGTCGACGTACGGGGAGAAATTGCATCCCGCGGCATTTCGCTTCCGGTTAAAAAGGCGCCGGCTAGGAGGTTTGGGCGGGTTGTGAGGGCCAAATGTCGACCTGCGGCAGCAGGTTTTCAGAAAGCGACGTCTGGCTGAGCAACGTGTGAATATATTGGAACCTGTCAGTCGATCCGATTTCCCCTGATCGGTGCTGACCATTATCATGCAAGCTCTCGGCTGCGCGGCGAGGAACGCCGCCGCAAAAAGAGGCCTCGGTCTGGGTAGGATGGCCAGCCGTAGCGCCACTTTATAGTCCGCTTATGTCTTCAGAGTCCCCAATCTCCGTCACCACGGCCGAGGATGCTCGCCGTCAACTCGATTCGTTGCTGGACGAACTGGCCGATCTGGCCGAAGGTGCGTCGCCGCCGGAAGAGTTTTGGCCCGAGTTGCTGTCGCGGTTGATCTTCGCCGCGTCCGCCACCGGCGCCGCCATTTGGCAAGTCGGCGCTTCGCGGAGCCTGCAGCCGTTGTACGAACAAGGTTTTGACAAGGTCTATTCGGCCGCTCAGCGCGACGTAGCGATCGATATCGACGCCTGTTCGCTAGAAGCGGCGCTCCGCAAACCGAAAGCTTCGGCCATCGTCAGCGGCGGTGAGCAAGGAGGAACGGCCCGGTTGATGATGGCCGCGCCGCTGGAAATGGTCGCCCGAACCAGCGGATTGCTCGTCCTGTATCAACCGGCCGATTTGCCGACGGCGACGCAGAACGGGCAGCTGCGGTTGCTGGACGCCTTTAGCGAGATCGCCGTTCATTACCAAGAGCGGCGTCTGTTGGCTGACTTTGCCGGCGCCGAGCAGAACTGGAAGAATCAACTTTATTTCGCTCACGACATCCATCGCGATCTCGACGTCAAAAGAACCTGTTACCGCATCGCCAACGACGGGCGATTGGCGCTGGACGCCGATCGGATCAGCGTCGCGCAGTGGGATGGTCCGGTCGCCTGTGTGCAGGCGATCAGCGGCATCGACGTTATCAACCGTCGCGCGGCGGTCGTTCGCAAGCTGGAGCGACTCGCCACCGCCGTCGCCAAACAAAAGCAACCGATCATCTTCCGCGGAGATCGCGAAAATCTGCCGCCGCAGATCGAAGAGGCGCTGGTCGACTATCTGGAAGAATCGCCAGCACGCCTGGTGATTGCGACGCCGCTGATCCGTGAGGATGACCGGCGCGATGATGAGAAAACTGCCGGCGAAGGAACATTGGTCGGCGTGATGATCGTCGAACAGTTGGAAGCGACCGATGTAGAGCGTCTGGCGTCGCGCACGCGCGGCCTGGCCGAGACGGCGGCGCTGGCGCTCGACAACGCGCAACGCTACGAACGGCTTCCCTTGCGCGGCTTGATGCAACTGGTCGGCGTAACGCTGGCTCAATTCGGGTGGCGGAAGCTTTCGCGCACGATGCGGTATGTGTTGCCGGTGTTGCTCGTTTTGCTAGCGACCTGGTTAATTCCGGCTCGGTTCGAGATCGACGTCCGCGGGCAATTGCAGCCCGAAGTCGAGCGGCAGCTCTTCGCCCCGCTCGATGGCTACGTCGACGAGATCTTGGTGAAACATGGTCAGATGGTCGACGCCGGACAGGTGGTCGCCAAGCTCCGCTCGCCGGATCTGGAACTGAAGCAGACCGAAACGGCTGGTCTATTGGCGGCGGCGCAGTCCGAGCTGGACGCCGTCCGCGTTGAACGGACGCAGAATCTGCGCCGTAGCGACGACCGTCGCGACAGCCGC includes:
- a CDS encoding GNAT family N-acetyltransferase; translation: MPTYQLEPDLATPEFLDLLERSTLAERRPINDPQRIEAMLRHADLIVTARDGELLVGISRALTDYSYCTYLSDLAVDVAYQRQGIGKELIRRTHEAGGQQTNLILLSAPQAVEYYPHIGMTQHPSCWIQRSESS
- a CDS encoding type II toxin-antitoxin system HicB family antitoxin — protein: MRQVVLYPDLEDGGWIAEVPSLPGCLSQGDSKEEAIANVRDAIDTWIDGMQAAGQSIPSMSRSALCSAKRTKWKWSCLLSRFSILVICAEPSLRSGSRNSPDVAKGVTRSSNGLIRREGLLFRRGS
- the tssH gene encoding type VI secretion system ATPase TssH, whose amino-acid sequence is MSGLNLKSLVGKLNPVCRGALESAAGLCLSRTNYNIEVEHWLTKMLEAPFTDLEAILKHCEIDRTQFTTELTQAIDRFKTGNGRPPSIAPSVVDLARDAWLLASVEYGESAVRTGHIMLALLSDENSKRAIVGSSSALGKISVEALKRELPSITAETDESTTKSEKTDAADGKPKKASKTPSLDQFTVDLTERAKSGAIDPVLGRDDEIRQIVDILCRRRQNNPILTGEAGVGKTAVVEGFALRIAAGDVPEVLANVSIRTLDLALLQAGAGVKGEFENRLKSVIEEVKSSPKPIILFIDEAHTMIGAGGQAGQGDAANLLKPALARGELRTIAATTWAEYKKYFERDAALARRFQVVKVEEPSEPKCMDMMRGLVATLEKHHAVRILNEGVESAVKLSNRYISGRQLPDKAVSLLDTTCARIGLSQNSTPPEIEDAHRRIEQLTTEIAILEREMAAGADDHTAAIADLETTRTTEAERLEKLNERWANEKELVFKIRDLQKQLIDDDAKRGAPVKEGEEPPVLLTDEERADIRSQIQATHADLEEAQGEDPLVHVCCDAAAVAETVAAWTGIPVGRMVSNEIKTVMNLQNLMEEAVVGQNHAMNQIAESIRTSRAHLDDPSRPIGIFLLAGTSGVGKTETALTLANLLYGGEQNLTTINMSEFKEEHKVSLLMGSPPGYVGYGEGGVLTEAVRRKPYSVILLDEMEKAHPGVQDIFYQVFDKGHMKDGEGRDIDFKNTVVIMTSNAGTDLIMQLCRDPQRQPTPEQLGEALHEELLKTFKPAFLGRVNVIPYFPLADDVMKQIVRLKLKKVGKRVKENYNASFDYTDTLVDAIAARCTEVDTGARNVDKILTRTLLPELSSEFLARMAEGDDIGGVNVTVNETGDFAYEIS
- a CDS encoding efflux RND transporter periplasmic adaptor subunit: MSSESPISVTTAEDARRQLDSLLDELADLAEGASPPEEFWPELLSRLIFAASATGAAIWQVGASRSLQPLYEQGFDKVYSAAQRDVAIDIDACSLEAALRKPKASAIVSGGEQGGTARLMMAAPLEMVARTSGLLVLYQPADLPTATQNGQLRLLDAFSEIAVHYQERRLLADFAGAEQNWKNQLYFAHDIHRDLDVKRTCYRIANDGRLALDADRISVAQWDGPVACVQAISGIDVINRRAAVVRKLERLATAVAKQKQPIIFRGDRENLPPQIEEALVDYLEESPARLVIATPLIREDDRRDDEKTAGEGTLVGVMIVEQLEATDVERLASRTRGLAETAALALDNAQRYERLPLRGLMQLVGVTLAQFGWRKLSRTMRYVLPVLLVLLATWLIPARFEIDVRGQLQPEVERQLFAPLDGYVDEILVKHGQMVDAGQVVAKLRSPDLELKQTETAGLLAAAQSELDAVRVERTQNLRRSDDRRDSRTADREQLSADEIRLTRRIDNLQQQLQLLDAQQQSLTLTAPVAGQILSWEIEETLMARPVSRGDSLLKVAEVDGPWVLQLEAADRRTKHILDAQAISDEPLAITFHLVSEPGVKHPAVLIEVSQVIDVGSETDEPAALLTASFDKSEVDFLRPGVSVSGRVDCGTRSLAYVWTHELWEAVRRRLFW